From a region of the Campylobacter anatolicus genome:
- the cmeU gene encoding CmeU family protein: MQNNNDKAEQVAAKLEQIFKARSEFFAELDRQVPKINNTDVFDFNAVSSTNLKEIYAKFYAYDYNVRKLLPDVYAAYDVNFNV, translated from the coding sequence ATGCAAAATAATAATGACAAAGCAGAACAAGTAGCAGCCAAGTTGGAGCAAATTTTTAAAGCAAGGAGCGAGTTTTTTGCAGAGCTTGATAGGCAAGTCCCAAAGATAAACAATACAGATGTTTTTGACTTTAATGCAGTGAGTAGCACAAATTTAAAAGAGATTTATGCTAAATTTTATGCCTATGATTACAATGTGCGAAAGCTTTTACCAGATGTTTATGCCGCTTACGATGTGAATTTCAATGTCTGA
- a CDS encoding alanine racemase, with protein sequence MSEIRLNRTAYRHNLTQICTKANGKDRVILVLKDNAYGHGARLIAEEASEFGIKFVAVKNEFEANEIEPFFKNILILSHIANGNETDKFIYAINDIRGLERIKNGSRIHLCIDTNMHRNGLNLSELNLVFKLLLAKKLKLEGAYTHFRASDELNADYFVQRENFKVAKEQILSLCDKFGLTRPIFHSHNSAGLERFSENSDDMVRVGIAQHGYAQFDDSLNLRPVLSLWANKVSGRVLKCGQSVGYGAKFTAINDMNIATYDLGYGDGLLRYNGVGELHLANGNILLGKMSMDSFSSIDAGEWICVFDDANVWAEFFGTINYDVVTKLSPFIKRVWV encoded by the coding sequence ATGTCTGAGATACGACTAAATCGCACTGCTTATAGACACAATTTAACTCAAATTTGCACTAAAGCTAATGGCAAAGATCGAGTTATATTGGTGCTAAAAGATAATGCTTATGGGCACGGAGCTAGGCTTATCGCAGAAGAGGCTAGTGAGTTTGGGATAAAATTTGTTGCGGTTAAAAATGAGTTTGAAGCCAATGAGATAGAGCCTTTTTTTAAAAATATATTGATACTTTCTCATATTGCAAATGGAAACGAAACGGATAAGTTCATCTACGCTATAAATGATATACGGGGCTTAGAGCGGATAAAGAATGGTTCGCGTATACACCTTTGTATAGATACAAATATGCATCGAAATGGACTAAATTTAAGTGAACTAAACTTAGTTTTTAAGCTTTTGTTGGCTAAAAAATTAAAGCTTGAAGGGGCTTATACGCACTTTCGTGCAAGTGATGAGCTAAATGCTGATTATTTTGTACAAAGAGAGAATTTCAAGGTGGCAAAGGAGCAAATTTTAAGTCTTTGTGATAAATTTGGATTGACACGACCTATATTTCACTCGCATAACTCAGCTGGCTTGGAGCGATTTAGTGAAAACAGTGATGATATGGTGCGTGTTGGTATCGCTCAGCACGGATATGCTCAGTTTGATGATAGTTTAAATTTACGTCCAGTGCTTAGTTTGTGGGCAAATAAAGTGAGTGGACGTGTGTTAAAATGTGGTCAAAGCGTAGGATATGGTGCAAAATTTACAGCTATAAATGATATGAATATCGCCACTTATGATCTTGGGTATGGCGATGGACTTTTGCGTTATAACGGCGTTGGGGAGCTGCATTTAGCTAATGGTAATATACTGCTTGGCAAGATGTCTATGGATAGTTTTAGTAGCATAGATGCTGGTGAGTGGATCTGCGTGTTTGATGATGCAAATGTTTGGGCAGAGTTTTTTGGTACTATAAATTATGATGTTGTCACGAAGCTTTCACCGTTTATAAAGCGAGTGTGGGTATAA
- the htpX gene encoding zinc metalloprotease HtpX: MEIFKTCFLMVGMMMLFMFVGSLVGGQQGMIMAFLIAAGMNIFSYFFSDKLVLKRYNAIEVDEANASGLYTIVRRLSKRANIPMPRVYIIPESAPNAFATGRNPSNAAIAITEGLLNLLNENEIEGVLAHELCHVKHYDILTGTIAAVMAGAIAMLANFAKFGAVANQNSQNNKNNGVIMLLVAIIMPIAATIIQMAISREREYKADKGAALLTGHPEWLANALRKLESYSQNRIIANATPQSAHMFIINPFGSIKNTLSSLFRTHPLTSDRIAELKKIEQHLRE; encoded by the coding sequence ATGGAGATATTTAAAACCTGTTTTTTGATGGTTGGCATGATGATGCTTTTTATGTTTGTCGGTAGCCTAGTTGGCGGTCAGCAGGGTATGATAATGGCATTTTTAATAGCAGCTGGCATGAATATATTTTCATACTTTTTCAGCGATAAACTCGTGCTAAAACGATACAATGCAATTGAAGTTGACGAGGCTAATGCTAGTGGACTTTATACTATCGTGCGTAGACTAAGCAAAAGGGCAAACATACCTATGCCACGTGTTTATATCATACCAGAGTCTGCACCAAATGCATTTGCAACTGGTCGCAACCCTAGCAATGCCGCAATCGCCATAACAGAAGGGCTTTTAAATTTATTAAATGAAAATGAGATAGAAGGTGTTCTAGCTCACGAACTTTGCCACGTAAAACACTACGACATCCTAACAGGTACGATAGCTGCGGTAATGGCAGGTGCAATAGCGATGCTTGCAAACTTTGCTAAATTTGGTGCAGTTGCCAATCAAAACTCACAAAATAATAAAAACAACGGTGTAATAATGCTCTTAGTTGCTATAATAATGCCAATTGCTGCCACAATAATCCAAATGGCAATCTCACGCGAACGCGAATACAAGGCAGACAAAGGTGCAGCCTTGTTAACCGGGCATCCTGAGTGGCTCGCAAACGCTTTGCGTAAACTTGAAAGCTACTCACAAAATCGCATAATAGCAAACGCTACTCCACAAAGTGCACATATGTTTATTATCAATCCATTTGGTTCTATCAAAAATACACTCTCATCTTTATTTCGTACGCATCCGCTAACAAGCGATCGCATAGCTGAGCTTAAGAAAATAGAGCAACATCTAAGAGAATAA